The genomic window CCACAAGGATATGCCCAAGAGCATTCCCATGAAGGTAAAACTGACTCCGCAGTTTATCGAAGAAACTTTCGGACAGGACGACAGCATCGTTCTTGAACAGGATGGAAATACGATTTATCCCGATGAAAATGGCGTTTTCACCATTGAATTTGCCTCCCAACAGGTAACCATCCGTAAGGCAAGCAAAAGCGCCAATATGAAGCCCTACAGCGTTCTTTCCATCAAGAAGCAGGTTAGCCTCGCCCCCAACGAAAACATTACTTACACCCTCATGGACATGAAGGGCAATCGACTGGGCGAAACAAACGGCTTTGAAGTTCCTGCCCACCAGCCTAAAGGCGCTTACATCATCCGTGCAGCAGCCCCCGGATTCGCACCTGTAACGAGAAAAGTATTCCGCTAAAAGCGGTTTTGAAAAGTCAGTACACTCCTGTAAACCCCAAATTGAATTCTCGACGATTTTTTCGGGAATAAATGCGGTATATTACTCCTGACAAAAACTTTGGAGTACTCATGAGCGTTATTACTGCAATTCCCTGGAATGGTTATAAAGCTGCAGCCAGCTTCACCTTTGACGACGCATCCGAAAGCCACATTACCAATCTCTTCCCCCTGGCAGAAAAATTAGGAATCAAGGTCACCTGTTTTTTGACCGGAGACAGCTGGTACTTCCGAAACAATTACGGCAAATTTTTGCAGATGGCGCAGGCCGGTCACGAAATGGGAAACCATACGGAAACCCACCCCAAGCTGACGCAATTAAGCGACGACGATCGTCGCCGGGAAATTCTGGATTACAAAAAATTCCTTAAAAAACAGATGCCTGATTTACCGTTCAATGTATTCGGGACACCTTATTGCGACAACAATGAGGAAGTCCAGGCAATCATCGGCCAGGAACATTACATCAGCCGCGATTGTCGCGGTTATGGCCGCATTACCTGGGATAAGGAAATTAATTGGCTGTCCATGGATTCCAAGGCATGGCAACGGTCCTTGAACACTGTGGATGAATTCAGGCAAATTGCCCGCGACACCGAAGCCGCAGGGGAATGGATCATCTACATGAATCACGGCGTTGATGAAGACCAGAACAACGACTATTCCATCAATCCTAGTGATCTTCAAGAAATTATGCAGCAGGCCATTGATTTGGATATGTGGATAGCCCCATTCGGAGTCGTAGGCGCCTATCATAGGGCAGCATTCGCTCTAAAAAAAGCAACTGCCAAAGAAAGCGATGACGGATTATCCATCCAATGGAAAAGCCCTCATTCCAGGATGCCCTCAAGCATATCCATGAAAGTCAGGTTAAATGTAGACGGTAACAGTAAGGTGTTCCAAAAAGGCAATGAAATCCAGCAGAACAGTGATGGTAGTTATACCATTGAGTTTATGGACCAAGCATTAGAAATCATCCTTTAAACCCGCTTGAAACAAAAAAGAAATCCCTCGGATTGATCCGAGGGATTTCTTTTGCATTTCACTAATCCCCGACTATGTCGGGGAAAGCTAGTCAGATTTACTTCACGTTCACCTTGCTGATCTTGTTGCCAATGCGAACCATGTAGACTCCCTTGCTGGGAACTGCGATGGATGCGTTACCGAAGGCGAGCTTGCCGCTAGCAACAACCTTACCCTGCATGCTGAACACTGCGAATGCGGTGTTGTTAGCAGCGGTAATCTGGATCTGCTGACCTGCAACTGCAATCTTGGACTTGGCAGCAACAGCACCTGCGACGATGCCGATGATGTCACCCGGATTGGAAGGATCAACAGTACCCGGGTTAGACGGATCAACGGTACCCGGGTTAGACGGGTCAACAGTGCCCGGATTGGAAGGATCGGTTGCACCCGGGTTTGCAGAAATAACAATGCCAGTAATCTTAGACGGATCGATTACGGAGCCGCTAGCATCCAGGAATTCAACAGACTTCACGGAGATAGCGCCGTAACCACCCTTTGCATCCTTCACTTCGAACTTCAGACCCTTAGCAGTCTGGAGAACTTCCTGACCACCAGGTGCCTTACCAACGTTCACCCAGTCAAGAATGTCAAGATCCTTGGTACCAAAGCCATCCGGAGTCATATCGATAAGGGTAACTGCATAATCAGAGCTTTCCTTCAGGAACATACCCGGTTCGCCACCAGCTTCGACAGTTGCGGTATTCAGGAGAGCAATACGGATAGGACCTTCCACCTTAGCGGTAATGCGGAGAGACTTAACACCAAGCTTGGTCAGGTCAACAGCGGATTCAGCCTTGTTGAAGGACATGGCGATACCTGCGGACGGATACTTCAGTTCACACTTCGCCGGGGTATCCTTACAAACCTTAGCCTTATCTTCAGTCCACTTGGGTTCCGGACCAATTTCCATCACAGCGTCAGCATAGTAAGCGCCGTCGCGGAGGAAGATCGGAGAAGAACCAGAGTCCGGAGACATCTTGGTACCGGTTTCAGCATACTTGTCGTGATATGCGCCCCAGTTCCAGAAACCAGAAATGGCAACAGTAGTATCACCACGCTTCTGCTGGACACCATCAACGCCAGAATCAGAAGAACGCATGAGGCTCGGATCCGGAGTGAACTTGGTGAAACCAGTCATATCATAGAGGTTAGGCATGTTACCAGTCATGAGCAACAGGTAAAGGAGGTTCAAGGTAGACGGATAGTACTTTTCGCCACCATCAGTTTCACCACAACCATTTGCAGTCTTGCAGCTGGTCAGGTTAGCAAGAACCTTATAAACAGTTTCCATGTAGTTCTTTGCAGACTGGTCATCAGCAAGAGAAGAAACTGCCAAGCCGAGGCCGCCAGAGAAGGTGGAGGAAACGAAGCGACGCTTGTCGGACAATTCTGCTTCACCGTTTACATAGTAACCGGAGTTGATGCCGCTAGCAGTCTTGGTTTCAGGAATGAGCCAGTTAGCAATCTTCTTGTTGAAAGACAGAGCATCCTGGTCACCATACCAGTAGTAAGCCCAAGCGGTGCGCCACGGAGTACGTGCAGCGTCATCAAAGAAGCCTGCGTCTTCGGTCTGAGCAACAGATGCGGAAGTCTTGGTGGGCTGATGAGAACCCCAGGAGCACCAGTCAGAAACGAGACCAGTCTTGGAGTTCTGGCAAGCCAGCAAGTCCTTAGCGACATCAGAACGATGAGTGGACCAGGAAGACTTTCCGGAAACCTTTTCAAACAGCTTAAAGTTGGCAAGGCCTGCATAGCTGGGGTTGAAAGCGTCATTCCACTGGGAACCCGGCTTCAGCTGAGTGTTGTTAAAGTCATTCTGTTCAATCCAGTTGATCATGCTCTTTGCGTCGGAAAGATACTGGGAGTTGCTCCACTGGGCAGAAGCCTGGACCAGAGCAAGGGCTGCGTCAATATCGGAGTCGGTTGCAGAACCGGTACCACCGCTGCAACCAATACGCCAGTGCATACCACCAAGGCCATCAGCAGAAGCGTTGTTGGACTTCCAAGTGCTATACAGCTTCTTGAACATGGTTTCGTCGTCCATGTACACGGTAATCAACATACCGTAAGCGATAGCTTCGGAAACGGTAGAGCAGGTGCCTTCCGGAGAAAGAATCCAGCCCTGATTGGCATCGTACCAGGCGCCCTTCCAGGTACTGTAATGAGCCTTGATCATGTCGGTATCTGCAAACGGAACAGTGTAGCCGTGGGGGCTAGCCATATTCTGCGGGAACGGGTACTTACCTGCTGTTGCAGCAACAGAGGTCAACAAAGTTGCACCCAACATTACTTTTAAGATATTATTCATTTATAACCTTCCACGTTATATGATTTATAACGCCCCTAAATATAATTTGAATTGAAAAAATCACATACCCTTTGGTATGTAATAAATCCGTTGCATAAAAAAACAGACACACAAAAAAAGGCGTTAAATCGCCTTTTTCCTTTAAAATGATCCATTTACTCAAGTCTGTTTTTTAAAGTTTACAAGTTATTTTTTGTTCCCGATTCGTTCACAAGAACAGTTTCCTTTTGCAATTTAGCCTTCTTTCTTTTCGTCTTGAAGTTCAGATAAAGAGGGCTGACCGTATACAGGAAGGCAACGAGAACTGCTGTCGCCTGAGGCGTATTCATGTTGGTAATTCCCCAACCAATGGTAATCAACGGCAAATGGAGCAAATAAGGATAGAAAGAAGCCCTTCCCACCGTACGTACAATGGGAATACAGAAAAGTCGAGCCAGGAACCCCTTGGCGGGAATAAGACTCATAATAAAAAGACCTGTAATAAGAATGGGCGCGGAATGGCGGACAATGAAATAGGCAGCCTGATGATGCACCCAGTTCTGCCCCGCATAGCAAGTAATATACAGAACGATCAAAAGAAACGCCTGGCAGAACCCGGCTACGAAGTTCTTTTCCAGAAAAGCAAATTGACGTTCCTGGTAGAGGCGGAAAATAATCATGCCGAAAAAGTATTCACACACATGCATTGCGGGAAACATGTGGAAAAAACGGAAACGGATACCGTAATCAGGGGAATACCAAGTGGTACAGCCAAAAATCAACCCCTGAATAATCCCCGGAATAAAGGAAATAAAAAATAGGACCCACAGCCACTTTACATTCTTAATCTTGAAAAAGAACTTGGCCGCGGCAGGAGTAAAGGCATAACAAATGAAGAATCCGGTTAAAGCCCAGGAGGGTTCATTCAGCTTCATCCCTAGTTCAGGCACAAGAGACCAGAGTAAAGTCAGATGCAAAGCCAGACTACGAACCGGATGGGACAAGTTTTCCACCCCATGAAACTTGACCGCAAGGGCGATAAACATCAATACGGTACAAATAAAATGCAGACGGTATAGTTTCGCAATTCGACTGAACATAAAGGGCACTACCGCAATACGACGGTCGGGATCGCTAAACTTACTGGCAAACAAGAAGCCGGCCAACACAAAGAACATTCCTGCTGAAAAGGCGGGTCCACTGACAATGGGTTTTAACCAGGTATATTTTGCAGCATAGTCAAAGGCGCTAGAGGACGCCAGATGCAAGAACACAATGTTCAGGGAAGCCAGCAGACGCAGGCCATCAATCGCGGGAAAATAGGCGGACTTTGACATAGGCTCGCAAATCTAGAAATTAATCCGTTTCCGGTCGTTCCACACTTTCGCGGGCAAGTGCCGCAGTAGTACGCGTTACCGCACGACGCTGTTCCCGCATGCTAGCCAGTGCCTTGGATCGCTTGCGGGCAGATTCCTGCAGGTCTACGGATTCGTCATACTCATCCACAATTTCTCGACCGAGAATTTCTTCAAGGACATCTTCCAGGCTTACCACGCCAGCAATAGCGCCCCATTCATCCACGACGCCTACAATATGACCACGTTGCTTCAGGAAGCGAAGAAGGAGTTTGTCCAAGGTGAGTGAATCCGGAATAAGCTGGATAGGACGCATCAACTGGCGAAGTTTGACATCGCGTTTCCCTTCGGCCAATTTGTTGTACGCATCGCGACGGAGGATTACACCAATCCAGTTATCCTTATTCTTTTCATAAAGCGGGACACGGGAAAAAGGCCAGT from Fibrobacter sp. UWR4 includes these protein-coding regions:
- a CDS encoding polysaccharide deacetylase family protein, with amino-acid sequence MSVITAIPWNGYKAAASFTFDDASESHITNLFPLAEKLGIKVTCFLTGDSWYFRNNYGKFLQMAQAGHEMGNHTETHPKLTQLSDDDRRREILDYKKFLKKQMPDLPFNVFGTPYCDNNEEVQAIIGQEHYISRDCRGYGRITWDKEINWLSMDSKAWQRSLNTVDEFRQIARDTEAAGEWIIYMNHGVDEDQNNDYSINPSDLQEIMQQAIDLDMWIAPFGVVGAYHRAAFALKKATAKESDDGLSIQWKSPHSRMPSSISMKVRLNVDGNSKVFQKGNEIQQNSDGSYTIEFMDQALEIIL
- a CDS encoding glycosyl hydrolase family 8, with amino-acid sequence MNNILKVMLGATLLTSVAATAGKYPFPQNMASPHGYTVPFADTDMIKAHYSTWKGAWYDANQGWILSPEGTCSTVSEAIAYGMLITVYMDDETMFKKLYSTWKSNNASADGLGGMHWRIGCSGGTGSATDSDIDAALALVQASAQWSNSQYLSDAKSMINWIEQNDFNNTQLKPGSQWNDAFNPSYAGLANFKLFEKVSGKSSWSTHRSDVAKDLLACQNSKTGLVSDWCSWGSHQPTKTSASVAQTEDAGFFDDAARTPWRTAWAYYWYGDQDALSFNKKIANWLIPETKTASGINSGYYVNGEAELSDKRRFVSSTFSGGLGLAVSSLADDQSAKNYMETVYKVLANLTSCKTANGCGETDGGEKYYPSTLNLLYLLLMTGNMPNLYDMTGFTKFTPDPSLMRSSDSGVDGVQQKRGDTTVAISGFWNWGAYHDKYAETGTKMSPDSGSSPIFLRDGAYYADAVMEIGPEPKWTEDKAKVCKDTPAKCELKYPSAGIAMSFNKAESAVDLTKLGVKSLRITAKVEGPIRIALLNTATVEAGGEPGMFLKESSDYAVTLIDMTPDGFGTKDLDILDWVNVGKAPGGQEVLQTAKGLKFEVKDAKGGYGAISVKSVEFLDASGSVIDPSKITGIVISANPGATDPSNPGTVDPSNPGTVDPSNPGTVDPSNPGDIIGIVAGAVAAKSKIAVAGQQIQITAANNTAFAVFSMQGKVVASGKLAFGNASIAVPSKGVYMVRIGNKISKVNVK
- a CDS encoding acyltransferase, translating into MSKSAYFPAIDGLRLLASLNIVFLHLASSSAFDYAAKYTWLKPIVSGPAFSAGMFFVLAGFLFASKFSDPDRRIAVVPFMFSRIAKLYRLHFICTVLMFIALAVKFHGVENLSHPVRSLALHLTLLWSLVPELGMKLNEPSWALTGFFICYAFTPAAAKFFFKIKNVKWLWVLFFISFIPGIIQGLIFGCTTWYSPDYGIRFRFFHMFPAMHVCEYFFGMIIFRLYQERQFAFLEKNFVAGFCQAFLLIVLYITCYAGQNWVHHQAAYFIVRHSAPILITGLFIMSLIPAKGFLARLFCIPIVRTVGRASFYPYLLHLPLITIGWGITNMNTPQATAVLVAFLYTVSPLYLNFKTKRKKAKLQKETVLVNESGTKNNL